The Sinomonas sp. P10A9 genome contains the following window.
ACATCTGGTCCGACGAGATCGTCGTCGACCCCTACCCCGCCTACGCCGAACTGCGCGAGCAGGCCGGCGTGGTCCACCTCCCCAAGAACGACCTCTACGTCCTCACCCGCTATGACGTCATCCGCGACGCCCTCGGTGATCCGGCGACGTTCTCGTCGACCACGCTCGGCTTCAACCCGATGGTCAACGAGGCGCTGCAGGGGACCTCGCTCGCATCCGACCCGCCGATGCACACGCAGCTGCGGGCCACGCTGTCGGAGAACCTCACACCGCGCGCACTTCGTGGGCTCAAGGTCGTCATCGACGAGAAGGCAGAGAAGCTCGTCGCCGAACTCGTCGCCGCGGGCAGCTTCGAAGCCATCGACTCGCTCGCACGGGCCTTCCCGCTCGAGATCGTCGCCGACCTCATCGGCTTCAGCGGGCACGTCAAGGACAACATGCTGCGTTGGGGCCAGGCCGCCATGCAGGTGCTCGGCCCGATGAACCAGCGCACGCAGGAGAGCTTCCCCATCGCGGGCGAGCTCTACGGCTGGTGCTCCTCCGTCAAGGCCGAGGACCTCACTCCGGGCTCGATCGGCCGGGGCATCTTCGACGCCGAGGCCCGCGGCGACATCCCCGAGGGCACGGCCGGCCACATCATCCACCAGTACCTCGGCGCCGGCGTGGATACGACTATCGCCTCTATCGGGAACATCGTGGCCCTCTTCGGTCGCCACCCCGAGCAGCTCGAGATCGTCTGCGAGAACCCGGACCTCGTGCCTGCGGCCTTCGCCGAGGTGCTGCGCTACTGGGTGCCGATCCACATCTGGGGCCGCACCACGACCCGCGAGGTCGAGATCGACGGCTACACCGTCCCGAAGGGCGCCCAGATCGGACTCCTCATCGGCGCGGGCAACCGCGACCCGCGCCACTACGAGAACCCGGACACCTTCGATGTCCGACGCAACCCGACCGACCACCTCTCGTTCGGCTACGGCCCGCACGGGTGCGCCGGCCAGGGCCTCGCACGGCTCGAAGGACACGCGATCGTCAGCGCGCTGGCCCGCCAGGTCCAGTCGATCACGATCTCGGAGCCGGTCCGGGTCCCGAGCAACATGACCCGCAGCATTGAGTCCCTCCGCGTCCTCGAGGTGGTCGCAGCATGAGCGGCCGGATCGAACTCGACCGCCCCCGCTGCGAGGGCCACGGCCTCTGCGAGGAGGCCGCACCCCGGCTCATGCACCTCGACGACGACGGCGATCTGGTGATCGATGTGGAGGAGGTCGACGGCGCGGATCTCGAGGCCGCCAAGGCGGCCGTCCGCGTATGTCCAGTCGCCGCCCTCCGCCTGGTCTCGGCATGACGGCACCTCTCCGGCGCATCGTCGTCGTCGGCAACGGCATCGCCGGGCTCACCGCCTGCGACTCGCTACGCTCCGGCGGGTTCGACGGCGAGCTAACGGTCGTCGGCGCCGAAACGCACCACCCGTACAGCCGCCCGGCTCTGTCGAAGGCGCTCCTGCACGGCGATGATGACCTGAACGCGCACCAGCTGCCCGAGCCGACGCACGAGGCATCGGTGCTGCTCGGCGTCGGTGCCGCCGGTCTGGACGTCGAGGCGCGCGTCGTCAAGCTCGACGACGGCGGCGAGGTTCCGTACGACGGCCTGGTCATCGCGTCGGGCTCGCGGGCGCGGCGCCTCGCTCCCGAGGCCGGCCGGTCCCCTGACGGGGCCGGAGCGCAGGACGTCACCCTCCGCACGATCGAGGATGCGATCCTGCTCAAGCAGCGCGTCGAGTCCCGGCCCTCCGTCGTCGTCGTCGTCGGCGGCGG
Protein-coding sequences here:
- a CDS encoding cytochrome P450, whose product is MSTPLESDIDIWSDEIVVDPYPAYAELREQAGVVHLPKNDLYVLTRYDVIRDALGDPATFSSTTLGFNPMVNEALQGTSLASDPPMHTQLRATLSENLTPRALRGLKVVIDEKAEKLVAELVAAGSFEAIDSLARAFPLEIVADLIGFSGHVKDNMLRWGQAAMQVLGPMNQRTQESFPIAGELYGWCSSVKAEDLTPGSIGRGIFDAEARGDIPEGTAGHIIHQYLGAGVDTTIASIGNIVALFGRHPEQLEIVCENPDLVPAAFAEVLRYWVPIHIWGRTTTREVEIDGYTVPKGAQIGLLIGAGNRDPRHYENPDTFDVRRNPTDHLSFGYGPHGCAGQGLARLEGHAIVSALARQVQSITISEPVRVPSNMTRSIESLRVLEVVAA
- a CDS encoding ferredoxin; the encoded protein is MSGRIELDRPRCEGHGLCEEAAPRLMHLDDDGDLVIDVEEVDGADLEAAKAAVRVCPVAALRLVSA